DNA from Variovorax sp. PBL-H6:
CCTCTTCAGCCAATACCTGCGAGAGACGCTGGAGGAGCATCCAAATCTGCAGGGCCGGCGCGTGCTCTACGAAGCCATCCGTCGGATGCTCAGCGCCCAGGTTTACGACGTGATCGACGCCACGCGCGGCGCGCTCGCGGCGGCAGCGCCGGGCGATGCCGATGGCGTGCGCCGCGCCGCGCCGCTGGTGCTCTTCAGCGAGACCATGCGCACCCAGTCCACGGAACTCAAGCAGTTCCTTTTTCGCAACCTCTACCGCCATCCGCGCGTCATGCAGACCACGAGCCGGGCGAAGGAGGTCGTCCGCGCACTCTTCGCGGCCTACATCGACGATGTCAAGCAGATGCCCGCTTCCTACGCGCAGCGTGACGATCGCCATCGCGCAGTGGCCGACTACATCGCCGGCATGACCGACCGCTTTGCGATCCGCGAGTACGAACGCCTCACGGGAAGGCAGTGGGACCAATGAGCCGCCCGGCCGTTCCGAAGGCGAATAGCACGGTAGCCGAAGGCGAAGGCACTTCAATGAGACAGAGAGCTTGCCTTGCGAGCCGCACGTCGTCGCACGCCGGCGTACCCCGCAATGCCCTGGCTGTGGTATTTGCCGGTGTGGCTGCGGCCCTGCACCTGGGCAAACCGCCGCCCGCCGTGTCGGCCTTGCAGGCGACGCTGGGCATCGATCTGGTGGAAGCAGGCTTCCTGCTGTCGCTGGTGCAGGTGGCGGGCATGTGCCTGGGCATGGTCTTCGGACTGGTGGCCGATGCCTTCGGCCTGCGTCGCAGCATGCTGGCGGGCCTGGCTCTGGTCACGGGCGCGAGCGTGCTCGGCGGATGGGTCGGGCGCACGGTCGATGCGGGCCCTGGTGCCATTCACTGGCTGCTCGCCTTGCGCGCGCTGGAAGGCGTTGGTTTCCTGCTGGCGGTCATGCCCGGGCCCGGGCTGATCCGCACCCTGTCGCCGCCGGGCGCAGAGAAGAAGGCGCTCGGCCTCTGGGGTGCCTACATGCCCCTGGGCGTGGCGCTCGCGCTCCTGCTCGGTCCGTCCCTGATCGCGTGGGGCGGGTGGCCGGGCTGGTGGTGGGTGCTTTCGGCAGTTTCGGCTCTTGCGGCGCTCTGGGTCCTGCTCGCGGTCCCTGGCGATCAGCGGCCAGCCATACCGGCCTCTTTGTCACCGCGCTGGACCGCGCCCCTGCTCGACACGATCCGAGCCAGCGGCCCTCGGACGCTGGCTCTGGCCTTCGGCGTGTACTCCGCACAATGGATGGCCGTCATCGGCTTCCTTCCCGCGATCTATGCCGGCGCCGGCGTTCCGGCCGCCTGGAACGCGGCGCTGACTGCGCTCGCCGCCGCGATGAACATCGTGGGCAATGTCAGCGGCGGCCGCTTCCTGCAGCGCGGCGTCGCGCCGGAGCGCCTGCTGCGCTGGGGCTTCGTCGTCATGGCGCTCGGCGGCGTTGCGGCGTTCGCGCAGATCGGCGCGCCCGCCAGCACCGTGGGCCTGCCGCCCGCGTTGCGCTACGTCGCCGTATGCCTGTTCTCGCTTGCCGGCGGAATGATCCCTGCGACCCTCTTCATGCTCTCAACCCGGCTCGCGCCCGGTCCATCGACAGTCTCGACCACGGTAGGGATGATGCAGCAGGCCTCCTCGCTCGGCCAGTTCATCGCGCCGCCGGCGGTCGCATGGATCGCCCATCGGGTCGGCGGCTGGCAATGGACGTGGGGCGTGACCCTGGCATGTTCGCTGGCGGGCCTGGCGCTGGCGGCGCGGGTGGCGCCCGCGAGATCCGCTGCGGGGACTGCACGATGAGCGGCGATGCGATCGTCACGGCGGCGCAAGCACGCGCGGACACGCAGCGCTGGCTCGAGCGCGCGGTCATCGGGCTCAATCTCTGCCCCTTCGCCAAGTCTGTGCATGCGCGCCGCCAGATCCACTACGCGCTGTACCTGCGCAAGGATGAAGATGGCCTGATCGACGAACTGCTGGAAGAAGCGCGCGGGCTGGCTGCCTGCCCTGCTTCCGAGCGCGACACCACCCTCCTGATCGCACCGAACACCTTGTCCGATTTCCTCGACTTCAACGATTTGACGGCGCGCGCCGAGCGTCGCCTGGTGCGCGCCGGCTTTGGAGGCCAGTTCCAGCTGGCCAGCTTTCATCCACGCTTCCAGTTCGCAGGCGCGGAGCCCGACGACATCACCAACGCGACCAATCGCGCGCCGTACCCCACGCTGCATCTGCTGCGCGAGGACAGCGTGAGCCGTGCCGTCGAGGCCTTCCCCGATGCGCACGCCATCTTCGGGCGCAACATGCAGATCCTGGAGCAGCTCGGCGCCGAAGGCTGGGCGGCGCTGAATGTCGGTCCCGGCGGAGCACAGCGATGAACGACAAGGCCGTTTCCAAGGCTTCGAAGGCCGAAGCCGAGCTGCAGGAAGTCCTGCGCCCCGGCCAGTCGATCGAACTGCTGAAAGAGCTGCACATCCTCACGCGCGACGGACGGCTCAACCAGGATTCGCGCCGCAAGCTCAAGCAGGTCTACCACCTGTTCCAGTTCATCGAGAAGGTGCTCGTCGAACTGCCGGAGGACGGCGCGCACGCCAGCCTGGCCGACCACGGCGCCGGCAAGTCCTATCTCGGCTTCATCCTCTACGACCTGTTCTTCGGCCCGCGTGGCGGAGGTCATGTGTATGGCATCGAGACGCGGGCCGACCTGGTCGACAAGTCGCGCGCACTGGCGAAGCGGCTCGGGTTCGATCGCATGGCCTTCCTCAACATCAGCGCCGCCGAATCGGCCGACGTGGCCGAGCTCCCGGCGCAGATCGACGTCGTGACCGCGCTGCATGCCTGCGACACCGCCACCGACGACGCCATCGCCTTCGGGCTCGCCAAGCAGGCGCGCTTCATGGTGCTCGTGCCCTGCTGCCAGGCCGAGGTCGCGGCCTGCCTGCGCGAGACCAAGGCGCTGTCGCTCTCGCGCACGCCGCTGGCCGAACTCTGGCGCCATCCCCTGCACACCCGCGAGATCGGCAGCCAGCTCACCAACGTCCTGCGCTGCCTCTACCTGGAGGCGAATGGCTACCAAGTCACCGTCACGGAACTGGTGGGTTGGGAGCACAGCTTGAAGAACGAGCTGATCATCGCCCGCCGCACCGGCCAGCGCAAAGCCAGCGCCGCAACCCGGCTGGAGCAACTGCTGGCCGAATTCGGGCTGGAGTCGCTGCTGGAGACACGCTTCCGCCTGGGCTGATCCCGCCATGGCCCGCCTTCCCCGTCTCACGCTGGCCGAGCAGCCGCACCATGTGATCCAGCGCGGCAACAACCGCCA
Protein-coding regions in this window:
- a CDS encoding class I SAM-dependent methyltransferase, with the translated sequence MNDKAVSKASKAEAELQEVLRPGQSIELLKELHILTRDGRLNQDSRRKLKQVYHLFQFIEKVLVELPEDGAHASLADHGAGKSYLGFILYDLFFGPRGGGHVYGIETRADLVDKSRALAKRLGFDRMAFLNISAAESADVAELPAQIDVVTALHACDTATDDAIAFGLAKQARFMVLVPCCQAEVAACLRETKALSLSRTPLAELWRHPLHTREIGSQLTNVLRCLYLEANGYQVTVTELVGWEHSLKNELIIARRTGQRKASAATRLEQLLAEFGLESLLETRFRLG
- a CDS encoding DUF1415 domain-containing protein, translating into MSGDAIVTAAQARADTQRWLERAVIGLNLCPFAKSVHARRQIHYALYLRKDEDGLIDELLEEARGLAACPASERDTTLLIAPNTLSDFLDFNDLTARAERRLVRAGFGGQFQLASFHPRFQFAGAEPDDITNATNRAPYPTLHLLREDSVSRAVEAFPDAHAIFGRNMQILEQLGAEGWAALNVGPGGAQR
- a CDS encoding MFS transporter, with amino-acid sequence MRQRACLASRTSSHAGVPRNALAVVFAGVAAALHLGKPPPAVSALQATLGIDLVEAGFLLSLVQVAGMCLGMVFGLVADAFGLRRSMLAGLALVTGASVLGGWVGRTVDAGPGAIHWLLALRALEGVGFLLAVMPGPGLIRTLSPPGAEKKALGLWGAYMPLGVALALLLGPSLIAWGGWPGWWWVLSAVSALAALWVLLAVPGDQRPAIPASLSPRWTAPLLDTIRASGPRTLALAFGVYSAQWMAVIGFLPAIYAGAGVPAAWNAALTALAAAMNIVGNVSGGRFLQRGVAPERLLRWGFVVMALGGVAAFAQIGAPASTVGLPPALRYVAVCLFSLAGGMIPATLFMLSTRLAPGPSTVSTTVGMMQQASSLGQFIAPPAVAWIAHRVGGWQWTWGVTLACSLAGLALAARVAPARSAAGTAR